ACTCGACCGATGACCGGGCGTGCACGCCGGCCGTGTGGTACGCCTTGCAGCAGCAGATGCAGGCCGTGGCCGCGCAGGACCGCCTCAAGATTCCGATGCTGTATGGTATCGACGCCATTCATGGCGAAACCTACACCACCGGGGCCACTTTTTTTCCGCAGGAAATAGCACAGGCGGCTAGCCGCAACCGGGCGCTGGTGCGGCGCGGGGCCGAGATTACGGCCTACGAAACGCGGGCCAGCAGCATTCCGTGGGCCTTTTCGCCGGTACTGGACCTGGGCTCCGACCCGCGCTCGCCGCGGCTCTGGGAAACGTTTGGCGAAGACCCGTATTTGGGGGCCGAGATGGGCCGCCAAATCGTGAAGGGCTACGAGGGCGAGGCCAACGACATCGGCAATCCGGTGCACGTGGCAGCCAGCATCAAGCACTTTATGGGCTACCAAGTGCCGATGTCGGGCAAGGACCGCACGAATGCCAGCATCTCGGACGAATCGCTGATGGAGTACCATTGGCCCGCTTTCAAGGCCGCCATCGAGGCTGGGGCTCATACCATGATGATAAATTCGGGGCTGATAAACGGGGTACCGATGCACGCCAACCACGCCCTGCTGACCACGCTGGTGAAGGAAAAAATGGGCTTTAAGGGCCTATTAGTGACCGACTGGCAGGATATTGAAAACCTCTTTTCCCGCGACCACCTCGCCGCCTCGCCCAAGGAAGCCATTAAAATGGCCATTAATGCGGGCATTGATATGTCGATGGTGCCGTATCAGTACGAAGCCTTCTGCAAGGGCCTCACCGAGCTGGTGCAAGAGGGCCAGGTGCCCCAGAGCCGCGTGGACGACGCCGTGCGCCGCATTTTGCGCGTGAAAGTGGAGCTGGGCTTGTTTGAGCGCCCCGTCACGAATCCCAAGGACTACCCGCTTTTCGGCAGCGCCGAGTTTACCCGCGCTTCGTACCAGACGGCGGCCGAGGCCATTACGCTGCTCAAAAACCAGGACAATCTCTTACCCCTCGCCAAAACGACGAAGGTGCTCGTGACCGGCCCCAACGCCAACTCGATGCGCACGCTCAACGGCGGCTGGAGCTACTCGTGGCAGGGTGCCAAGGCGGAGGAATTTACGAGCCAGTACAACACGATTCTGGAGGCAGTGCAGCATAAAATCGGGGCCGCCAACGTGCAATACGTGCCCGGCGTGAGCTACGGCACCGGCCCCAACGCCAAGTACTACGACGAGCAGGCCGACCACCTGGAGGAGGCCGTGGCCGCCGCCGCGCAGGCCGACGTGGTGCTGCTGTGCCTGGGTGAAAACAGCT
The genomic region above belongs to Hymenobacter psoromatis and contains:
- a CDS encoding glycoside hydrolase family 3 N-terminal domain-containing protein, translated to MFPSRTLGLAALLLAGTCATHAQKAPKAARPAKTRAYVPTPPAEVDRRVEALLSQMTLAEKVGQMTQITLAVVAKGKSRYASDSPFGLDDSRLRDALVTYHVGSIINSTDDRACTPAVWYALQQQMQAVAAQDRLKIPMLYGIDAIHGETYTTGATFFPQEIAQAASRNRALVRRGAEITAYETRASSIPWAFSPVLDLGSDPRSPRLWETFGEDPYLGAEMGRQIVKGYEGEANDIGNPVHVAASIKHFMGYQVPMSGKDRTNASISDESLMEYHWPAFKAAIEAGAHTMMINSGLINGVPMHANHALLTTLVKEKMGFKGLLVTDWQDIENLFSRDHLAASPKEAIKMAINAGIDMSMVPYQYEAFCKGLTELVQEGQVPQSRVDDAVRRILRVKVELGLFERPVTNPKDYPLFGSAEFTRASYQTAAEAITLLKNQDNLLPLAKTTKVLVTGPNANSMRTLNGGWSYSWQGAKAEEFTSQYNTILEAVQHKIGAANVQYVPGVSYGTGPNAKYYDEQADHLEEAVAAAAQADVVLLCLGENSYAEKPGDLNDLYLSDLQTQLAQRLAATGKPVVLVLNEGRPRLISRFEPGMKAVVQTYLPSNFGGDALADILWGDVNPSGKLPYTYPRYPNSLVGYIHKYSEEQKAAAGSYDYAADFNPQYRFGEGLSYTTFKYSNLTVDKTTFAAADQVTVTVQVTNTGQREGKEAVHLYSSDLAASQIAPDMRRLRRFDKLSLKPGETRTVTFTLPMRELGYSGPTGQPVLEPGEFELRVGDLTKRITLQ